The genomic DNA TGCTCCTGGGCGCCCTGCTCGACGGCATTCCCGAACAGGCCGCGCTCGGCATCGGTATCGCGACCGGAGCCGGCGTCAGCCTCGCCCTGGTGGTGTCCATCTTCGTGTCCAACCTCCCCGAGTCCATCGGATCGGCAAGCGACATGCGATCAGCCGGTGAGCCGGCCCGCCGGATTGTGGGCGGCTGGGCCGTCATCGCTGCGCTGTGCGCGGTGGCCACCGTCGGCGGCTATCAGCTGCAGAATGTCGCCGGCGCCGAGTTCCAGGGCGGTATCAACGGTTTCGCTGCCGGCGCGCTACTGGTCATGTTGGTGGGGTCGATGATCCCGGAGGCCACCCAGAAAGCCCGCGAGAACGCCGGACTGGCGGCCGTGCTGGGATTTGCCGTCGCCGCGGGCCTGTCGCTGGCCGGGTGAACCGGCCACGGGTTAGGTTCGGCAGGTGACTGCGCAGTGGCACTTGGGGCCTGTCACCGTCGGGGTGCACAACCTTTTTGTCGCCCTCGGGGTGTTCGCCGCCCTGCTCGTGTTCGTCGCCGAGGCCCGCCGACGCGGCGCGGTCAACGAGCAGTCCGTCGTCGCCGCGGCCGGGGCGCTGATCGGTGGCGCGATCGGGATGCGGCTGACCGGGTGGCTCCACCACCTCGACCTCAGCGCCAATCCGAGCCTGGCGCAGGCCTGGCAGTTCGGCTCGCGCAGCATTCTGGGCGGGCTGCTCGGCGCCTACCTCGGGGTGCTGATCGCGAAGCGGCTGGGCGGTTATCGCGGAAAGACCGGTGATCTGTTCGCGCCCGCGGTGGCCCTTGGCATGGCGATCGGCCGCATCGGCTGCCACCTCACCGAAGCCCCCGGCCGGCCCACCACGCTGCCGTGGGGGATCCACGCCCCGGCCGACACCCCCGAATGCCCGGGATGCCTGGCCGGAGTGGCCATGCACCCGTCGTTTCTGTACGAGATCGCCTTCCAGCTCACCGTATTCGCCGTATTGCTGTGGCTGCGTCCCCGGATCGGCAGGCCCGGCGAACTGTTCGTGCTCTACGTGGCCGGCTACGCGGTGTTCCGCTTCCTCGTCGAGTTCGTCCGAGCCAACGAGACCGTGTGGCTGGATCTGACCCGCCCGCAATGGTTCCTGCTGCCATCGCTGCTGATCCTGGGGTTTCGGCTGTGGTACGGCTACCGCCGCGGGTACTATCGCAACCCAGCCCGCACTCAGGAGGTGCCCGTATGACGACACCACCCGGCGCACCTGACGACACTCCTCCGGAGGGCTTCACACCGCCGGCCTACGGCCAACAAAGCTTTGAGCCACAAGGTATCCCGCCCGGTTATCACGGTGACCCGCAGCCGCCTCCGCCCCCGGGATATCCGGTGTACCCGTACCCGCCGGGCTATTCCTACGGCCCGCCGCCGCAGCCCCCACGGCGCGTCTCGGTCCCCATGGTGATCCTCGGCCCGTTTCTCTACGCCGCACTCAACCTGGTGATCGGGTTCGCCGGCTTCATGGGCGCCGGCGCCGCCGACAGCGCCGGCGGCAGCACCAACCTCGTGCTGGGCGGCACCGCGGTTCTGCTGGCCGTCATCGCGTTCGGCGGCGGCACCGTGATGTTGTTGTCCAAGAATCCGACGGCCAAGGGCCTCGGCATCGGACTGATGGTCGGCTGGGCCCTGGTCTCGCTGTTCACCGCCGGCTTCTGCACCGGCATCAACCCCGATCTGTACGCCCTGTGAGCACCGGAATGGGGTTGCGCGGCGACCGTCTGCACCGCTACGTCACCGCGTTCTGCCCGCACTGTCATACCGAGGCACCCGAGCGCCCGCTGGCCGACGTCGCGCGTCTGGCCGGCATCCTGGTCGAGCGT from Mycobacterium sp. DL440 includes the following:
- a CDS encoding ZIP family metal transporter, coding for MLTALIWGLVAASSLLIGAIAGVVRDWNQRLVGLVLGFGAGALISSISFELAEEGFRASGAWTVAFGLALGAVVFYLADKAVDRLGRKGTQTAGLPLLLGALLDGIPEQAALGIGIATGAGVSLALVVSIFVSNLPESIGSASDMRSAGEPARRIVGGWAVIAALCAVATVGGYQLQNVAGAEFQGGINGFAAGALLVMLVGSMIPEATQKARENAGLAAVLGFAVAAGLSLAG
- a CDS encoding prolipoprotein diacylglyceryl transferase — encoded protein: MTAQWHLGPVTVGVHNLFVALGVFAALLVFVAEARRRGAVNEQSVVAAAGALIGGAIGMRLTGWLHHLDLSANPSLAQAWQFGSRSILGGLLGAYLGVLIAKRLGGYRGKTGDLFAPAVALGMAIGRIGCHLTEAPGRPTTLPWGIHAPADTPECPGCLAGVAMHPSFLYEIAFQLTVFAVLLWLRPRIGRPGELFVLYVAGYAVFRFLVEFVRANETVWLDLTRPQWFLLPSLLILGFRLWYGYRRGYYRNPARTQEVPV